One region of Arvicola amphibius chromosome 3, mArvAmp1.2, whole genome shotgun sequence genomic DNA includes:
- the LOC119810604 gene encoding 60S ribosomal protein L21-like, producing MTNTKGKRRGTRYMFSRPFRKYGVVPLATYMRIYKKGDIVDIKGMGTVQKGMPHKCYHGKTRRVYNVTQHAVGIIVNKQVKSKILAKRINVRIEHIKHWKSRDSFLKRVKEKKKEAKEKGTWVQLKHQPAPPREAHFVRTNGKEPELLEPIPYEFMA from the coding sequence ATGacaaacacaaagggaaagaggaggggcacTCGCTATATGTTCTCTAGGCCCTTTAGGAAATATGGAGTTGTTCCTTTGGCCACGTACATGCGAATCTACAAGAAGGGCGATATTGTAGATATCAAGGGAATGGGCACTGTTCAAAAAGGAATGCCCCATAAATGTTACCATGGCAAAACCAGAAGAGTCTACAATGTCACCCAGCATGCTGTGGGCATCATTGTAAACAAGCAAGTTAAGAGCAAGATTCTTGCCAAGAGAATTAATGTGCGGATTGAACACATCAAGCActggaagagcagagacagcttcctgaagcgggtgaaggagaagaaaaaggaagccaaagagaagGGCACCTGGGTTCAGCTGAAGCATCAGCCTGCTCCACCCAGAGAAGCACACTTTGTGAGGACTAATGGGAAGGAGCCTGAGCTGCTGGAGCCCATTCCATACGAATTCATGGCCTga